From Daphnia magna isolate NIES linkage group LG2, ASM2063170v1.1, whole genome shotgun sequence:
ACATTCAGTGTAAGACATTCGCTTTTATTTCCTCTAGTGTCAGAACGAATAAAGAATTGCATAACGTTTCCCATTTGTTTTGTTGCGCGCCGCCAAATATAGATCCACCAGGACCGCCGGAGATTATCGGTTACACGGAAGGAGAAACAGTCCGCATGGGCCAGGAAGTGAAACTGGAGTGCATTTCGCGCGGCGGCAATCCACTAGCGCAAATTGTCTGGTACAAGAATGAAGTCAAGATTGATCACGCTTACGAAACGACAGGTCGTGAATCGCGAAACGTTCACATTTTCCGTGCCGAGGCGAGCGATAATAACGCGCGCTTCCGCTGCGAGGCCAGCAACGCGCTCACCACCACGCCCATGAAAGCCGAGATCACGCTCACCGTTCACTGTAAGTCTATCCGCTGTCCATTTAACATCGTTCGCCAGATCTAGCACAGAATTGACacgctcttcttcttcttcttcttcttcttcttcttcttcttcattttgatGGAGGCTATTGTATTATATACTACTATATACATAGAGAAGTTGTACGTTCGCCTGACACACATTTAACACCTTGAAACGCTTTGCGGGTTGAACCATtccaaaaggaaaagaacaaTTGAAAACTATTTCTTTCCTGCGTAGAACTTCATTTTcgctgtctctctctctctctctctctttgcctttctgtttttttttgtttttgttttcttcttctctcgtaTGATACGATCGACAAGACATGGCCGTTgcaatgttttcgttgttgtttgatttcattttattttctgttttattttattttttttttgatccCCGGTGTTCTATTGTGTCACTCGTACGTGCGCATTGagagacaaacaaaaacaatgtcgtagacgacgacgacaacgtCGCCATTGCCTAAAGGAATTTCCTTGAAATGAGTGGGGAGAACCAGCAAGAGAACAAGATGGTCCGGAGATTGAATTGTTTTCCTAATTCCCTcgcccccttttcttcttctttccttctttattttgaCATGAAAaacacacatacaaaaaaagaaaaagaaaaaactacgCACGGATGATTGGGATTCGGACACCCAAACGTTTGAAAAGCAGTTCCTCTCTTATTTAGTTATAGTTTTCCCTGTGCTTCCGTCGCACGACGAAGGCCTTCTCCAACTGCGTCGGTAGTGGAAAAGACTCTCTGAAAGAGTTTGGTCGAAGCTACTGGGGGGGGGTTGACATAACACTACGAATGATGGATGACGTCCAATCaatttattattgttgttacACATTGTAATGTTTGCTTGACAAAATGGGGTTCTATGGATTGATCCATTTTTGTCCACCTTCCGCTCCTTGCAACTACAGTCGGGCCAAAAACGGTGACAGTCACGGGGCCCAGTGAGGCCAAAGTGAACGATACGGTGTCGCTTGAATGTTCGACGACCAACAGTAATCCAGCGGCGCGAATCACGTGGGTACTGGACGGGCGGGAAGTGCGCGAAAATGGATCGCGCATTGCCACGTCGCCCGACGGCGGATGGGTTTCGTCCTCTAACTTGACGACCACCGTTCGCGCCACGGGCCGTAACGTAACTGTGTCGTGCCATGCCATTGTGGCCGATCTTGCCCAGCGTGTCGCAGAGACGAAAATCATCAGCGTCGTCTGTAAGTCTTGTCGAAATCACAATTCCCACCCAACGGCTTTTTAAAAGATTTGCGTTCGATTTCTCTCTTGTCTTCCGTCCACGATGAAATGATTCCGTACAGATCCACCGGAAGCGCCTAGCATCTCGGGAATGCGTGATCGGACTATTCGGGACAATTCGTTCTACCAAATGAACTGTATGTCGATGGGTGGCAATCCTCCCGCCACGCTCAAATGGTTTTTGTCGGGTAGCCGTAAAGAGGTAAATTGACACTCgtgtccgtttttttttgttgtccgTCCGTCCGTCCGTCAATGCGTCCGTTCCGTTCGATTCCGATACTGATCAAAACTCTTCGCATTcgtccgtcttttttttttcaaattctttgtGGGGGCTTTCGTCCGCCGGAAACTGAAATGGACGAAATTAGATCAAAGCCAACTACACAAATCACGGCAGTGTGGCACAGTCGCTGCTGGAAATGCAGGCCAAACGCGAAGACAACGGCAAGGAACTGCGTTGCGAGGCCAGCAATCCGGCCCTTGAGGGAAATTTGGTTGATTCCACAACTATCAGGATCGAGTGTAAGTTACACGTGTTTGTCGGTGTCTCTCGCTGTGAAAGACATTGAAAATCTCTCAAAAACAAAGCCTGCGACTGTTTTGTCCGTCCTGCCGCAAACGTttgcattttcctttttcatttgatttatttaccttTTAATTCACCGCCCGTCTCGTcttgcacattttttttttttttttttatgcgtTCACTTCTGTCTGGCAGATCCCTGGTTTTGCTGTGCGTGTGTTTTACTTTCTGATCTCGCCTTTCATTTTATGACAGGAATATGATACCCTCATTTGGCATTGTGCATTGTCTTTGTTGTCTTGGCTACTGcatctccctttttttttctttttttttttgcattgtttctttctatttttgtttgttttgtttgtttgttttttttatctcttttttccacccttttctatttgtttgttGAACGATGTGCATTCTCTTTTTTATCGTGCCATAAAAATGGCGCGATACCATCAAAGCAAGGATGCAGTCATtaagaaataacaaaacatgaaattttattttatgttttatctttattcattcatttttatttttatttttttccccattttagTTGCTCCGAAACAATTGACGGTGAAAGTTCGGCCGGAGAAACTTCGGCCCGGTCAAATGGTGACGATTACGTGCGAATCAGATAGCAGCAATCCAGTTTCGCGATTGACGtggcttcggggcaacggccAAGTTATCCAACCAGCTGGAAATAGCACGGTACCTGGCGCCTATTCGGGCATCGTTAGTAAATCGACGCTGCAGATGGAAGTCACACCCGAATTGCACGGTGTAGTCATCACCTGTCAGGCCAATAACGGTATCGGCCCGCAAATTCACGACGCCATCACATTGGAAGTTTTATGTAAGTCTCCTCTTTCAACACATGTGCGATAGTAAATTGGGATGAATGTAAACATTTGTTATCTTCTTTTCAAATCGTTCTAGACAAGCCACAGTTTCAGCAACCAAGCGATTATAGCGTGGACGTGATCGAAGGCGAGCCGGCCATCGTCAACTTGACTGCGCGGGCCAATCCTTCTGAAATGACTTACAAATGGTTCCGCGATGGCACTGCCATCAAACAGTTGAAGGAAGCCAACGCTTATGATCGCATTACGTTTGATGGGCCGTTGCTCAACTTGACGGTGGTGCGCAGAGACGACAAAGGCGAATACAAATGCGATGCCACCAACGCCGAAGGTTCCCGCAGCCACACCGTGCGACTCAACGTCCAATGTAATGATCAAccgaattttttctttttctttttgcaactTGTCATTATCCTAACgcattttgttcttttgtttgattgaatGATAGATCCCGCTTCCATCGTTCAAGCTCGATCGACTGTCATGATTAACGAGGGTAGCGACGCTGAATTTGAATGCCGAGCGGCTGGCAATCCGCTGACGACCACAACAGTATTTTGGCGCCGGGCTGGTTTCGATATGGAAGGACGTACTTCACAAACACCGGGTGTCGGTGTGGCTTACCTGCTTGTCCGAGAGATCACTCACAACGACACTGGAGCATTCGAATGTGTAGCCAACAACGGCATTGGTCAGGAATCGATCGAACAGACGTGGCTCGTAGTCAAATGTAATGTTGTTTTCTCGCAACGCCTCTATCGGTCGGCTGtcttaactgttttttttttttttttttcccctactGTTGCAGATAAGCCGCTGATGGACGACTCTCCTCAACTGACGAAAGCTGCCGGAGACGAGGGACAATTGGCCAAATTGGTATGCAGGGCTCAAGGAGCGCCCAACATCAGTTTCGGATGGTCGCGGGAGGGTACGCCTTTGACTCCTAGCGACAAGTACTCGTTTAGTACGCGCCAGGTGGACATCGTGACATGGGAATCGACAATGGGTGTCAGCAACGTTCGCTCGCGTGACTACGGTCTCTACGATTGCATTGCCCGCAATGAGATGGGCACCAATTCGGCCAAGGTGGTCTTGTCGGGCACTAGCCGCCCCGATCCGCCATTGGCCCTGCACGTTGTCAACGTCACTCACGACTCTGTTTATTTGGCGTGGCGTTCCGGCTTTGACGGAGGGCTATTTCAATCGTACCGCTTACGATACCGCCAGGTATCGTCATCCCTCGACTTTGCATAACTAAGATCGTTCGGACTttaatcgatttttttctttctctttctggTTCATGGGAAATCTGTGAACACGATAGATCGGAAACGAATTTTACAAATACGCGGATGTCTACCCGACCAACGTGACCGCTTTCACGCTGGGTGGACTGGCGCTGGGCACTGAATATCTCTTCGGCATAATGGCGTTCAACAATCTTGGCGAGAGCAACTACACACAGGATATCGTCAAGGCCAGGACGTCGAGTAagtctcgttttttttttgtttatttattttttaaaaattcttcatCCTCTTTACCTTTGCCTTCCCCTTTTTACCCCATCATCTACTTTGTTTCTTTAGCCTTTAAGTATTATTGCCATTGTTATTCGGGGGATATTTCTGGTGGCCATCTTAAATGGTGGTAACCACAAAGCTCATCCTGTCGTGGTGGAGGTAGTGGTTGATGGTGGTGGTGCTTCTTTTGCCACCGCCGTCGGGTCGTTTTTATATTACTACAACTCGCCCCTCTTTTGTTATGCTCCCCTTCTTTAATTGGACGACGGCCTTACAAACTCTACACGCACCCCTCTGTTGCGTTTACCGCTTCCGGTTAAGGTTTTCGTGATTGGTAGATGGCGTATATAAAACGTAGACTATGCAGCTGGAATCAGAAGTTCCACGGCGTCTTTAGTTGCTCATTTTCATGCCGAATTCCGCCTCTAACCGTTGCCGTCGCCTCTATTTTAAACAAAAGGGGCCGTCTGACCGAgaattagaaagaaaaacgagggAATGAAAAGCAACAACCAAATTGTGTGGGCTGTGTGAACTGTTTTCAGGGGCGATTTTCAGGGGCTTGAGAAAAGGGAACACTTTTCATTAGAGAACATTTCACGCTTTTAGTGCATTTccgattggtaattttaaaacgaatgcaacaacaacaacaaaatgaatattCCTTCAAAACCAAATGATAATCACCTTCAGGCGAAACTCCGCCATCGGGTCAGAAACCGCGTGACTTGGAGGTCCGTCCCGGTGACATGCCCAAAGTTTTGATTATTGTCATCACCATTGTCGGCACGGCGCTGCTGGTCCTCAACGTGGCCCTCATTGCCTGTTTTGTTCGGCGGAGGCATCGCAAACGTCTAGCCAAAGGTTTGTTTCCAATCCCTTTCGTCTGTTTCGCTGATTGGCGACGATGACTTCACTTTTTTCGATTCAATTATTATAAGAGGATTCGGGCCAATGCTCCCACCATTCGTGttgtcaaagaaaagaagaggtaAGAGAAGTGCTGTGCATCTTTCTGCAAAGCGGCTTATTTCATTCCCGCTGGTCTTTCCTACCAGTTTCTCTTTGGTGTTTAATTAGTGCATAACTGGGCGAATGCATCTAGTTCTGCATCGTTTCAAACTAACTTTGAGCCCTTTGAATGGGCTATCTTTGCCATCCTGCTTGTTCGCCATTCGTCTACTCTTACGGCTCTAGTAGTACAACTTTGTGCACGTATTTGGCCAAGTCTTCTCGTTAGCGTTCTCGCAAACTATTCCGTTTCCACTCCCCCACCCTACCCCTCtcgtttgttgttgtgtcCGTGTATTGTTACACACTTCGTTACCCGGTTTGCATGTTTGTGTGTGATCGTGTTTGCGCGTAGGTCCCGACGACGACATGAACGCCGATCTGCTATTGACGCGTGGCGATTCGCCCAAGATCATCATCATTGCCGTTTCGACAGCTGGTGCTTTACTTCTTGTCCTCAATGTGGCTCTCGTTCTCTGCTACCTGATTCGAAGACGTAAGAAGAAATGCATGGAAGAAGGTTAGTTTCGTTCGGCATGAggcttatttttgttttctaattcATACCCAACGTACCCGTCTCATTATTGTTGCTTGCTTTCATTGTTTTCTGTCTGCCTGAATTCGTTGTGGTAAACAAAGCAGACTTGGGTCaaatgaaaggaaaattgACGGTAAGAGTTTAATCGTAACTTTAGTGTATGATACATAATAGGAGTATTACGCGTGAGCGCTATTGCCTCAATAGCAGCCAAAGCGCAAGAATGGCCTTTGCACCACTTTTGAACTGACTAATTATACTCGTCTTTTGTcttgcctctctctctctctctctattagCCATGTCCAGCGAAGGCGGTAGCAGTAAATCGGCCACTATTGAAATGTACGCCCCGAGTAGCTACAACGAAACGGTCAACGGAGAAACGCTCAGCTCGATATCGGAAAAGAGCGAGTCGTACAGTCAAAACGGAAGCCACAGCGATTACGCCGTGAGTCTATtgttcattttgaaaaaaatttgcgtTTTATTTTCTTACGTCGTCGCTAATTTTTTGATTGGGAAACGTTTGAATAGCCTGAAGATGCATCCAAGGTAGCCGTTAGCACTTACCTGATCGATCAAGCTGACGGCCAAGTAGCTTACGGATCCTACCGAGTGGCTGCCAATAATCCAGCTCAAGCTGGCAGTGGACATGGAACCCTGTCACGTCCACCCAAGTCGGTCAATTTCGACATGGGTGAGGACAACTACATTGACACTCTTCGTCGCAACGCCTACACCCAAGGTATGAAAGCGAAAAGCAATCGGAGGCGTAGTTGGCAAACTATTGACGTTTCTTGATACATTGACGTGGCGTGATTCTATTCTTCAAATAGGCAATGAAGCTATGTATGGCAAATCTCGGATGGTGACGCCCATTTCGCCTCATTCGGATGCGTACTATGGTGTCAACGCCAATTCACCAGTCAACTACCCTCCGGCGCCGCATCCTTCATTCCACACGACTGGCACCAACCATCGCTACAATCCATTGAGTGAACCAACTGGAAATCATGGCGCACACAGCCCCTACACGCCGATGGGCACGCTGAATATTCCGGCTGCCAACGGTGTCTACGGTCCGTCTCCATCGTCGTCGGGACGAGCGTCTGCTCTACCCGTTAACCTGCCCCTACCGCTGCCCATGTCGATGCAAGGGCACGGCCAATTTTCCTCGTTTAATCCATCGGAAGGTCCTTCACCAATCATGGAGGCTACGGCGCAATTCTCCGGTCCGTCTCTCGCCACGGTGCGGTCCCTCGAAACGGAGGGCCATCTTGTTTAAAATGATTTCTTTCTTGAAGAGGCATAACGATCCATCTTTTCCCTtaagcaaacacacacacacacacaccaatcCGTTCGTTCCCGAAATCCGAACCCGTCTCTTCTCGCACTCCCAAAGAAGCAAGATTTAAAACGCAGCGAAatgtatttttcgttttcgtttccCTCCCTAGCCCTGAGTTTGAAAAAAGCTCAAACAGACcacctctttttcttttgtttttttgtttttttagattgTGACAGTTTGTCATAGGCGAACAAAAGGCATCTACCATGTAAAGTGTTGATCATGTCCTATACGACTTGATTGTTCAACGATCTCAAAAGTTGTTGGCCCATTGTGCGGCAAAATCCATCTCTATTGAAGATTTCCGTTGAGACTGTAAGCGCGCAAGGCCGGCTCGTTTTCCCGGATGAAAAACAAGTCGGCGGCGAGTATGTATAATATACCTACATAAATATGAATATAGATAAGAGTTATGTCATGTGCCTTACATCGGTAGTGAGGGTTGCCCAGCGCGCGTGTAGTATCCCTACCTTTTCTCCATCCTTATTGTTCCATAATGTTTCCGCGGGCCCTCTTATTTTGATGATTTCTGTAAATTTGAATTCGCGGTGCGTATACAATTGTAGTAATTGTACAGTAGACAGGCACCGAAGAAAACTTGTTGTCCTTTTGAAGACAGTCCCAATTTCGTCGGTTGTCTGTCTTGCTTCTTTTCCCCCGGACGCCGTTTGCCAAGTAATTCCTCCTCGCGATTCTTCTTTTAACCAagcaaacaagaaataatGTTCTATTCGCCCTCTGAAGATTGCTCTTGTCTTGTTTCTTCTCCCTTGAGTTGAAGTTATCAGttttatttgtctttttttctttttttttttttcaattacattATGTTTGAAACGATCGCAAGGCAAGGGAAGAGGGTCTAGTCAGGTGGCGGTTATCATCGTAAGTTTAACCAAAGAGGAAACAGTAACTTGACTCCCAACATGCAgacaattctttctttttttttttttttttttatttccaaacAGTTCCGTAGTGTTTCTTTAGTTTCAATTAAAAAGAGCACTTCTGATACACTTTCctgtctttattttttcttgtcttcgGAGTTCATTTTGATgcgtaaaaagaagaaattcagATATGATAACTATACCGCCATCTGCGCCACCGATTTGCATTGATACAATCATCCCCATTTTGTTCGTGTTGTAAATAATCATCCCTATCCTGATTCTACTTTCACTGATAAACGCCATGTCTTCATCCCATAAGAAATATACTGTCTATGTTTCCTTTCCCCATTAAATATCATCCAGATAAACGTGACATCCTCCATTTAACGATTAAATCATGTCCACGTGTGACTGTGTTTGTGCGTGTGTTATTTGTGGATGTTGGTTATaataacaacaagaaaaaagaaaaaaaaccttgatcCGAATGTTTGTCGTTCACTATTCTctgtgccttttttttttttttttttttttggtttttgtttttgtttccctgCTATTACGAGCATCTTGTCGGGCTTGCAGTGGTCAATCAATAAACTGCGTATTACCTTAGCATTGTATTCGTGTGTTTCACTGCCTTTGACTAATACGTGTAACAAGACACATCTATGTTCCAGCTTTTAATTCTACCTTAACACGTAAGAAATATATATGTCAGATAATACCAAAAGATGTAAGGCATGGTATAAACGtataaataacaaaacatgTATAGGTACAAGCATTTAGCATAAGCTAAAAAAGACATTTAGACGATAATTTGCGTTAGtctcatttctttctttctttttttaagctttttaTAGCGCTGTTTTTGTCCTCGTAGAAAATGTTTTCGCTTTTACTCTGTGTGAAATGCATTAGCTGATAATTTACTAGTTACCCGTGGCCCACTCTTGTGTAAACGCACAACCGGTCATAGTTTATAAGGTGACGGATAAAAGATATGTGAAAGTCGAAAAAATTGGCCTTGCGTCCAGTCGGCTGCCGTGATAACGAAACCTAATACTAAAAGAACTACCGTATGTTAACTATATCTGATTGGTAGATGTCCTGTTAAGAACGAACTTAGAAATCCTAGACACCGAAAGAAACTAATACACAGATGAAATACGTTATGGAATAAGAAgagtatgtaaaaaaaaacacacgttTCGTAATAATTTTCTTATCAATCAGTCTAATCTTGAACACATAGTGGAATCCTGCGTTGGTTACACATTTAGACTAACTGGCTTCGTCACCATTTGGTATCCATAGCCAACCAAAGACTTGTAAAACCACCAATCTTGCTACATTCAACCTGGCTGTGATCCAAATTTCTTTTCGACTTTTACCAATGAAAACAGCACTTTTTACTTCTGTGATTTCTGCAATCGAACCTGtagccaaacaaaaaaaatgcacgATTAATTTTTCCACGGCTACGTTTCGGGGTTTTTCCAACCAGGTATTTCCCCTAGccaaaaaaacattcagttCCTACGTCACTATAAACGGTTCTATGCGAAGTGGGATTTTCCCAACTGGCGAGCGTTTGTATTGGAGACTAGGAGGCCGTCACGTTTGCTGCCCTTCCTCGCAAACCGCATGATCACCCAGACTAAGCCAGACGTTGGTCGTGAGTAGTCCCTCTTTTCTGTTACTCCCGCTTGCGCAATCGACGGGACAGTCGTTGCCCAAAAGAAGAAGctgatttttgataatttaaagaaagaatttgGCCTACAAatttcgacttttttttttgctttttgtggTTATTTCCAGTTCGTTATCCTGTTATCCAGCATCTTGAATAAGCAATGAAGTTTTAGGCAACCCTGCATCGTTATTTCCGATGGTAATGCCCAATATGGTGGTGTTGTTTTTATCTTAAGGTTTGTTTTCGTTGGAAAAAGAGCGTGATACATTTCTCTCATTTGCAACTCGGTTGGATGGTCGGTCAGAGAATGAATACCGTCAAGCCAAACACAGGTAATTGTATGGAGGGCTCGATAGCTAAAACGTGTTTTTTCGGGTTTAGCTGAAACCAGTGCATCATTTCTGTAAAGCAATTTGCTGTGGGAAGCGGTTGTGTCACGTGAATTTAAGTGACAAGAAGTGGCACCAACATGATACTGTGTACTGTGATGCTTTACTTCTGATGTTATTGTGCTCATATTTTTATTGGTTCTTACTCACTTTATCCTTGTCTGCTATTCTAGGAAGTGAGCTCAACATCAGTGATGTTCGTAagtaaaaaattgaattactCAAAGAAggttttgctgatttttttcattttacagTTGCTGTTATAGAAGGGGATCCAGATTACACTGGCCAAGCACAACTTAGTAAAGACCAACATTCAGCTAAAAGTGTAGACAAGGCTGAAACCAAAACAGAAATCCCCAGCTACACAATGAATATGGCAGATGCTAGTGTAGATGCAAAGCAGAAAGCTCAAGTTAAAATCCTTGAACAACCTGCTTCCAAGGCCTTAAGGTTCAGATACGAGTGTGAGGGAAGATCAGCTGGCAGTTTACCTGGAGCAAATAGCAcaacagaaaataaaacataccCAACGATTCAGGTATGCCCTTCATTTTCTATTATCTGTCCAGATTTTTACTGTTGCTTTTTCTCTCAATTTTGCAGGTGTTGGGTTACAAAGGTAAAGCTGTTGTAGTAGTTTCATGTGTGACAAAAGATTTTCCCTACAAACCTCACCCCCATAGTTTAGTGGGTAAAGAGGGATGCAAGAAAGGAGTATGCACTTTGGAAATCAACAATGAAAATATGATTTGCACATTTTCTAATTTGGGTGTTCAATgtgtaaaaaagaaaggaatcGAAGAAGCTTTGAAGTTACGGGAAGAGATCCGCGTGGAC
This genomic window contains:
- the LOC116915605 gene encoding LOW QUALITY PROTEIN: nephrin (The sequence of the model RefSeq protein was modified relative to this genomic sequence to represent the inferred CDS: deleted 1 base in 1 codon); this translates as MDWQSTKMLHLSVCLLLITLLSTSCDGQQQQQYFTERPQNTSVREGQMAVLRCKVGNQQGRAQWTKDGFALGFERTIPSFPRYTIMGSEEQGEHNIRIENATLDDDAEYQCQVGPRGLSKPIRADAQLTVLIPPSSVEIVDYVAGSRIMSREGEELLLQCLVRNAKPAAEIVWFKRNVEIKSERIENTTSDAELPRRFDTRSKLTIRAQPDDNEADYICEARHPALIAPKRASVALNIQYPPGPPEIIGYTEGETVRMGQEVKLECISRGGNPLAQIVWYKNEVKIDHAYETTGRESRNVHIFRAEASDNNARFRCEASNALTTTPMKAEITLTVHFGPKTVTVTGPSEAKVNDTVSLECSTTNSNPAARITWVLDGREVRENGSRIATSPDGGWVSSSNLTTTVRATGRNVTVSCHAIVADLAQRVAETKIISVVYPPEAPSISGMRDRTIRDNSFYQMNCMSMGGNPPATLKWFLSGSRKEIKANYTNHGSVAQSLLEMQAKREDNGKELRCEASNPALEGNLVDSTTIRIEFAPKQLTVKVRPEKLRPGQMVTITCESDSSNPVSRLTWLRGNGQVIQPAGNSTVPGAYSGIVSKSTLQMEVTPELHGVVITCQANNGIGPQIHDAITLEVLYKPQFQQPSDYSVDVIEGEPAIVNLTARANPSEMTYKWFRDGTAIKQLKEANAYDRITFDGPLLNLTVVRRDDKGEYKCDATNAEGSRSHTVRLNVQYPASIVQARSTVMINEGSDAEFECRAAGNPLTTTTVFWRRAGFDMEGRTSQTPGVGVAYLLVREITHNDTGAFECVANNGIGQESIEQTWLVVKYKPLMDDSPQLTKAAGDEGQLAKLVCRAQGAPNISFGWSREGTPLTPSDKYSFSTRQVDIVTWESTMGVSNVRSRDYGLYDCIARNEMGTNSAKVVLSGTSRPDPPLALHVVNVTHDSVYLAWRSGFDGGLFQSYRLRYRQIGNEFYKYADVYPTNVTAFTLGGLALGTEYLFGIMAFNNLGESNYTQDIVKARTSSPDDDMNADLLLTRGDSPKIIIIAVSTAGALLLVLNVALVLCYLIRRRKKKCMEEAMSSEGGSSKSATIEMYAPSSYNETVNGETLSSISEKSESYSQNGSHSDYAPEDASKVAVSTYLIDQADGQVAYGSYRVAANNPAQAGSGHGTLSRPPKSVNFDMGEDNYIDTLRRNAYTQGNEAMYGKSRMVTPISPHSDAYYGVNANSPVNYPPAPHPSFHTTGTNHRYNPLSEPTGNHGAHSPYTPMGTLNIPAANGVYGPSPSSSGRASALPVNLPLPLPMSMQGHGQFSSFNPSEGPSPIMEATAQFSGPSLATVRSLETEGHLV